A genomic segment from Nicotiana sylvestris chromosome 1, ASM39365v2, whole genome shotgun sequence encodes:
- the LOC104224045 gene encoding 2-hydroxyisoflavanone dehydratase-like — protein MAEIVHDLFPLIRVYKDGRIERLLGEGVVPAELDPETGVQIKDVQIDPKINLSARLYLPKNLDQVQKIPLFVYFHGGGFVIESASSPSYHKHLNLVATEANVIIVSVNYRLAPEYPLPIAYEDSWLALKWIASHAKGEGHEPWLKDHADLNHVYFGGDSAGANIAHNIAIRVGLEKLDGVKLDGIFLACPYFWGIDLIDGEAENLDCKNYIEKLWAFAHPNSSGLDDPLMNPEKDPKLSSLGCDKVLVYVAGKDPLKYRGLYYKELLEKSGWQGTVEVVEIKDEEHVFHLFAPTSENAMVVLKKLVSFLNQSKA, from the coding sequence ATGGCGGAAATAGTACATGACCTTTTCCCATTGATCAGAGTTTACAAAGATGGCCGAATCGAGAGGCTGTTGGGCGAAGGCGTTGTTCCAGCTGAATTGGATCCTGAAACCGGAGTCCAAATCAAAGATGTCCAAATTGATCCAAAAATTAACCTATCAGCAAGACTTTACCTGCCCAAAAATCTCGATCAGGTTCAAAAAATTCCCCTTTTCGTCTACTTTCACGGCGGCGGCTTTGTGATTGAATCTGCTTCTTCACCTTCATACCATAAGCATCTTAATTTGGTAGCAACTGAAGCCAATGTTATAATCGTCTCTGTTAACTACAGGTTAGCTCCTGAATACCCATTACCCATAGCTTATGAAGATTCATGGTTAGCTCTCAAATGGATCGCTTCACATGCTAAAGGTGAAGGTCATGAGCCATGGCTAAAAGACCACGCTGATTTAAATCACGTTTATTTTGGTGGAGATAGCGCTGGTGCTAATATTGCTCATAATATAGCAATTCGGGTCGGGTTGGAAAAGTTGGATGGCGTCAAACTTGATGGGATTTTTCTAGCCTGTCCGTATTTCTGGGGGATTGATTTAATTGACGGTGAGGCTGAAAACTTGGATTGCAAAAATTACATTGAGAAGCTCTGGGCTTTTGCTCATCCAAATAGCTCCGGATTAGATGACCCGTTGATGAACCCGGAAAAGGATCCGAAATTGTCTAGCTTAGGGTGTGACAAAGTACTTGTTTATGTTGCTGGAAAAGATCCGTTGAAATACAGGGGACTGTACTATAAGGAGTTATTAGAGAAGAGTGGGTGGCAAGGGACAGTAGAGGTTGTGGAGATTAAGGATGAGGAACATGTGTTTCATTTGTTTGCTCCGACGAGTGAAAATGCTATGGTCGTGCTGAAAAAGTTGGTCTCTTTCCTTAATCAGTCCAAGGCCTAA